GGCCGGCGTGGAAGCCGGCGAGGTACTGAAGGAGTTCCGCGTCGACGCGGAGACCGCGGGCCAGTACGCCCCCGGTGCACAGCTGCCCGTGACCCTGTTCGCCGCCGGCCAGAAGGTCGACGTGCAGGGCAGCTCCATCGGCAAGGGCTACGCCGGCACCATCAAGCGCCACAACTTCAGCTCGCAGCGTGCCTCGCACGGCAACAGCCGTTCGCACAACGTGCCGGGCTCGATCTCGATGGCGCAGGACCCGGGCCGTGTGTTCCCGGGCAAGAAGATGACCGGCCACATGGGCGACGAGACCGTCACCACCCAGAACCTGGACATCGTGCGCGTCGACGAAGCCCGTCAGCTGCTGCTGGTGCGCGGCGCGGTGCCGGGCGCGAAGAACGGCCATGTGGTCGTGCGCCCGGCCGTCAAGGCACGACCCGATGCCGACGCCAAGAAGGGGGCCTGACATGCAACTCGAGCTCCTGAACGAACAAGGCCAAGCCACCTCGAAGGTCGACGCACCGGACACCGTGTTCGCGCGCGACTACAACGAGGCCCTGGTGCACCAGGTCGTCGTGGCCTACCAGGCCAATGCGCGGCAGGGCACCCGTGCCCAAAAGGACCGTCAGGCCGTCAAGCACAGCACGAAGAAGCCGTGGCGCCAGAAGGGCACCGGCCGCGCCCGTGCCGGCATGACCTCCTCGCCGCTGTGGCGTGGGGGCGGTCGCATCTTCCCGAACAGCCCCGACGAGAACTTCAGCCACAAGGTCAACAAGAAGATGTACCGCGCCGGCATGGCCGCCATCTTCTCGCAGCTGGCCCGCGAAGGCCGTCTGGCGGTGGTCGACAGCTTCGCGGTCGACGCGCCCAAGACCAAGCTGCTGGCGCAGAAGTTCAAGCAGATGGGCCTGGAGTCGGTGATGGTCATCGCCGACCAGGTGGACGACAACCTGCTGCTGGCCTCGCGCAACCTGGCCAACGTGCTGGTGGTCGAGCCGCGTTACGCCGATCCGCTGTCGCTGGTCTTCTACAAGAAGGTGCTGGTGACCAAGGGCGCGATCGAACAGCTCAAGGAGATGTTCGCATGAGCACCTCGCAACCGAAATTCGACCAAGGCCGTCTGGCCCAGGTGCTGGTCGCCCCTATCGTCTCCGAGAAGGCGACGACCATCGGCGAAAAGCACAACCAGGTGCTCTTCAAGGTCCTGCGCAACGCCACCAAGCCCGAGATCAAGGCCGCCGTTGAACTGATGTTCAAGGTGGAGGTGGACTCGGTGCAGACCGTGAACCAGAAGGGCAAGGTCAAGCGCTTCGGCAAGACCACGGGCCGGCGCGACCACGTCAAGAAGGCGTACGTGTCGCTCAAGCCGGGCCAGGAGCTCAACTTCTCCGGGGAGGCCGCTTAAATGGCCGTCATCAAAGTCAAGCCGACTTCGCCGGGCCGCCGTGCCGTGGTGAAGGTGGTGCACAAGCACCTGCACAAGGGTGCGCCGGAAGCTTCGCTGCTGGAGCCGCAGAAGCAGAACTCCGGGCGCAACAACAACGGCCACATCACCATCCGCCACAAGGGCGGCGGGCACAAGCACCACTACCGCGTGGTCGACTTCCGCCGCAACAAGGACGGCATCCCGGCGAAGGTCGAGCGCATCGAGTACGACCCGAACCGCACGGCGCACATCGCGCTGGTGTGCTACGCCGACGGCGAGCGCCGCTACATCATCGCCCCGCGCGGCCTGGAAGTCGGCTCGACCGTCCAGAGCGGCTCGGACGCGCCGATCAAGGCCGGCAACACGCTGCCCATCCGCAACATCCCGGTCGGCTCGACCATCCACTGCGTGGAGATGCTGCCCGGCAAGGGCGCGCAGATGGTCCGCTCGGCCGGCGCGGGTGCGGTGCTGATGGCGCGTGAAGGCGCCTACGCGCAGGTCCGCCTGCGCTCGGGCGAGGTGCGCCGGGTGCACATCGACTGCCGCGCCACCATCGGCGAGGTGTCGAACGAGGAGCACAGCCTGCGCCAGTACGGCAAGGCCGGCGCCATCCGCTGGAAGGGCATCCGCCCGACCGTGCGCGGTGTGGCGATGAACCCGGTGGACCACCCGCACGGCGGCGGCGAAGGCCGCACCGGCGAGGGCCAGGTGCCGGTGTCGCCGTGGAACACGCCGACCAAGGGCTACCGCACCCGCAGCAACAAGCGCACGCAGACGTTCATCGTCTCGCGTCGCAAGAAATAAGGAAGGGGTGCCCACATGACCCGTTCGCTGAAGAAGGGCCCCTTCGTCGACCACCACCTGATGGCCAAGGTCGAGAAGGCGTCCGCCAACAAGGACAAGAAGCCGATCAAGACCTGGTCGCGCCGCTCGACGATCCTGCCCGAGTTCATCGGTCTGACGATCGCCGTGCACAACGGCAAGCAGCACGTGCCGGTGTACGTGTCCGACCAGATGGTCGGACACAAGCTGGGCGAGTTCGCGCTGACCCGCACCTTCAAGGGCCACCCGGCCGACAAGAAGGCGAAGAGGTAAGAAGCCATGGAAACCAAAGCAAGCGTGCGCGGTGTCCGCCTGTCGGTCGACAAGGGCCGCCTGGTGGCCGACCTGATCCGCGGCAAGAAGGTGGACCAGGCGCTGAACATCCTGAACTTCACCCAGAAGAAGGCCGCCCTCATCGTCCGCAAGGCGCTGGAGTCGGCGATCGCCAATGCCGAGCACAACGACGGTGCCGACATCGACGAGCTGAAGGTGACCTCGATCTACGTGGAGCAGGGCGCCACGCTGAAGCGGTTCTCCGCCCGGGCCAAGGGCCGCGGCAACCGCATCAGCAAGCCGACCTGCCACATCTACGTGACCGTGGGCAACTAAAGGAAGACCATGGGACAGAAAATCCATCCGACCGGCTTCCGTCTGCCCGTCACCCGCGCGTGGACGTCGCGCTGGTACGCGAACAACCGCAACTTCGCCGGCATGCTGGCCGAGGACCTGCAGGTTCGCGAGTACCTCAAGACCAAGCTGAAGAACGCGGCCGTCTCGCGCATCCTGATCGAGCGCCCCGCCAAGAACGCCCGCATCACCATCTTCTCGGCGCGTCCGGGCGTGGTGATCGGCAAGAAGGGCGAGGACATCGAGAACCTGAAGGCCGAGCTGACCCGTCGCCTGGGCGTGCCGGTGGCGGTGAACATCGAAGAGGTGCGCAAGCCCGAAGTCGATGCGCAGCTGATCGCCGACTCGATCACCCAGCAGCTCGAGAAGCGCATCATGTTCCGCCGCGCCATGAAGCGTGCGATGCAGAACGCGATGCGCCTGGGTGCCCAGGGCATCAAGATCATGTCCGCCGGCCGCCTGAACGGCATCGAGATCGCCCGCACCGAGTGGTACCGCGAGGGCCGCGTGCCCCTGCACACCCTCAAGGCCGACATCGACTACGGTTTCTCGGAAGCCAAGACCACCTACGGCGTCATCGGCGTCAAGGTGTGGGTCTACCGTGGTGACCGCCTGGCCAATGGCGAGGCGCCGACGCTGAAGAGCGACGTGCCCGAGGACGATCGCCGCGGCCCGCGCCGCCCGCGTCCCGGCGCCCCCGGCGACCGCCGCGGCCGCCCGGGCGACCGCGACCGTGGTGCCCCGCGCCAGGCCGGCGGT
The sequence above is a segment of the Aquabacterium sp. J223 genome. Coding sequences within it:
- the rplC gene encoding 50S ribosomal protein L3, which codes for MSLSNRLGLLGRKVGMMRIFTDDGDAIPVTVLDVSNNRVAQVKTVESDGYTALQVAYGARKASRVTKPEAGHFAKAGVEAGEVLKEFRVDAETAGQYAPGAQLPVTLFAAGQKVDVQGSSIGKGYAGTIKRHNFSSQRASHGNSRSHNVPGSISMAQDPGRVFPGKKMTGHMGDETVTTQNLDIVRVDEARQLLLVRGAVPGAKNGHVVVRPAVKARPDADAKKGA
- the rplD gene encoding 50S ribosomal protein L4; its protein translation is MQLELLNEQGQATSKVDAPDTVFARDYNEALVHQVVVAYQANARQGTRAQKDRQAVKHSTKKPWRQKGTGRARAGMTSSPLWRGGGRIFPNSPDENFSHKVNKKMYRAGMAAIFSQLAREGRLAVVDSFAVDAPKTKLLAQKFKQMGLESVMVIADQVDDNLLLASRNLANVLVVEPRYADPLSLVFYKKVLVTKGAIEQLKEMFA
- the rplW gene encoding 50S ribosomal protein L23, yielding MSTSQPKFDQGRLAQVLVAPIVSEKATTIGEKHNQVLFKVLRNATKPEIKAAVELMFKVEVDSVQTVNQKGKVKRFGKTTGRRDHVKKAYVSLKPGQELNFSGEAA
- the rplB gene encoding 50S ribosomal protein L2, with product MAVIKVKPTSPGRRAVVKVVHKHLHKGAPEASLLEPQKQNSGRNNNGHITIRHKGGGHKHHYRVVDFRRNKDGIPAKVERIEYDPNRTAHIALVCYADGERRYIIAPRGLEVGSTVQSGSDAPIKAGNTLPIRNIPVGSTIHCVEMLPGKGAQMVRSAGAGAVLMAREGAYAQVRLRSGEVRRVHIDCRATIGEVSNEEHSLRQYGKAGAIRWKGIRPTVRGVAMNPVDHPHGGGEGRTGEGQVPVSPWNTPTKGYRTRSNKRTQTFIVSRRKK
- the rpsS gene encoding 30S ribosomal protein S19 — protein: MTRSLKKGPFVDHHLMAKVEKASANKDKKPIKTWSRRSTILPEFIGLTIAVHNGKQHVPVYVSDQMVGHKLGEFALTRTFKGHPADKKAKR
- the rplV gene encoding 50S ribosomal protein L22; translation: METKASVRGVRLSVDKGRLVADLIRGKKVDQALNILNFTQKKAALIVRKALESAIANAEHNDGADIDELKVTSIYVEQGATLKRFSARAKGRGNRISKPTCHIYVTVGN
- the rpsC gene encoding 30S ribosomal protein S3 → MGQKIHPTGFRLPVTRAWTSRWYANNRNFAGMLAEDLQVREYLKTKLKNAAVSRILIERPAKNARITIFSARPGVVIGKKGEDIENLKAELTRRLGVPVAVNIEEVRKPEVDAQLIADSITQQLEKRIMFRRAMKRAMQNAMRLGAQGIKIMSAGRLNGIEIARTEWYREGRVPLHTLKADIDYGFSEAKTTYGVIGVKVWVYRGDRLANGEAPTLKSDVPEDDRRGPRRPRPGAPGDRRGRPGDRDRGAPRQAGGPADGGDKPAPAGDAPKPPAAKRVVRKTAAPGEAKGE